A window of the Enterobacteriaceae bacterium 4M9 genome harbors these coding sequences:
- a CDS encoding LysR family transcriptional regulator — translation MQFRLMRHFITVAEELHMHRAAERLNMAQPALSQQIKALEERLGVMLFNRAHRRLTLTPAGEAFLGKARIALQMADQAVLEARQTARGERGVLNLGCVSSAMFDVKLPGALQALHSQWPDIKISLVTGNVQNLYSAVQSNQLDVAIIRMPLPAPPDDLQVRPYAKEKTLLALNRQHPLSGATALTLSSLSNEKWVTLRDPDGVGLEHHFNVICNNAGFQPDIAQSADDVPTLVSLVCAGFGIALLPASATALKLANVVYIEIIDRLKESELALVHPKIIRSEVLKKFLATLRNDTTVASPDDA, via the coding sequence ATGCAATTCCGGTTAATGCGCCATTTTATTACCGTCGCTGAAGAGCTACACATGCATCGCGCCGCAGAGCGTTTGAATATGGCGCAGCCAGCGTTGAGCCAGCAAATCAAAGCCCTTGAAGAACGTTTAGGCGTAATGCTTTTTAACCGCGCTCATCGACGTTTAACGCTGACGCCAGCAGGAGAAGCCTTTCTTGGCAAAGCCAGAATTGCGCTACAGATGGCAGACCAGGCCGTGCTTGAGGCCAGGCAAACAGCAAGAGGTGAACGAGGGGTTTTAAACCTGGGATGCGTTTCCAGCGCAATGTTTGACGTTAAGCTACCTGGCGCACTTCAGGCGCTCCACTCTCAATGGCCAGATATCAAAATCTCACTGGTCACCGGCAACGTGCAAAACCTGTATTCTGCGGTACAAAGCAACCAGCTTGATGTTGCAATCATTCGCATGCCGCTTCCAGCCCCGCCGGATGACTTACAGGTGCGCCCCTATGCCAAAGAAAAAACGCTGCTCGCGCTTAACCGTCAGCATCCACTATCTGGCGCAACGGCATTGACGCTTTCATCGTTGAGCAACGAAAAGTGGGTTACGCTTCGCGATCCGGATGGTGTTGGCCTTGAGCATCATTTCAATGTCATCTGTAATAACGCAGGTTTTCAGCCTGACATTGCGCAGAGCGCTGATGACGTGCCAACACTGGTAAGCCTAGTTTGCGCTGGGTTTGGCATTGCGCTACTTCCGGCGTCAGCCACGGCGTTAAAGCTGGCGAATGTTGTCTACATTGAAATTATTGACCGGCTAAAAGAAAGCGAACTGGCGCTTGTGCACCCTAAAATCATTCGCTCTGAAGTGTTAAAAAAATTCCTCGCCACGCTCAGGAATGACACCACCGTCGCCTCTCCCGACGACGCCTGA
- a CDS encoding UbiD family decarboxylase: MDNKVNCLRSAIALLQRHEGQYRETNHPVDPDAELAGVYRHIGAGGTVKRPTRIGPAMMFNNIKGYPDSRILVGMHASRERAALLLGCEPSLLAQHVGKAVKNPISPVVVPASQAPCQEQVYYANDPDFDLRKLLPAPTNTPIDAGPFFCLGLVLASDPDDASLTDVTIHRLCVQERDELSMFLAAGRHIEVFRKKAEDAGKPLPVTINMGLDPAIYIGACFEAPTTPFGYNELGVAGALRQKPVELVQAVTVKEKAIARAEIIIEGELLPEVRVREDQHTNTGHAMPEFPGYCGEANPALPVIKVKAVTMRKQAILQTLVGPGEEHTTLAGLPTEASIRNAVEEAIPGFLQNVYAHTAGGGKFLGILQIKKRQASDEGRQKQAALIALATYSELKNIILVDEDVDIFDSNDILWAMTTRMQGDVSITNLPGLRGHQLDPSQSPDYSSTIRGEGITCKTIFDCTVPWALKSRFERAPFLDVDPRPWAPELFADSPADKK, encoded by the coding sequence ATGGACAACAAGGTTAACTGTCTCAGAAGTGCCATTGCGCTGCTGCAACGCCACGAAGGGCAGTATAGAGAAACGAATCATCCGGTTGATCCTGATGCCGAGCTTGCCGGTGTTTATCGCCATATTGGTGCCGGGGGTACGGTTAAACGTCCCACCCGTATTGGCCCTGCGATGATGTTTAACAATATTAAAGGTTACCCGGACTCACGCATCCTGGTTGGGATGCATGCCAGCCGTGAACGCGCGGCATTACTCTTAGGCTGCGAGCCGTCTTTGCTGGCACAGCACGTTGGCAAGGCGGTAAAAAATCCCATTTCGCCGGTAGTGGTTCCGGCGTCTCAGGCACCGTGTCAGGAACAGGTTTATTACGCGAACGATCCTGATTTTGATTTGCGCAAGCTGCTTCCCGCCCCGACAAATACCCCAATTGATGCCGGTCCGTTTTTTTGTCTGGGTCTGGTGCTGGCAAGCGACCCTGATGATGCTTCGCTGACAGATGTCACCATTCATCGTCTTTGCGTTCAGGAGCGTGACGAACTATCAATGTTTCTGGCAGCCGGGCGCCATATTGAAGTCTTCAGAAAGAAAGCCGAAGACGCGGGTAAGCCGCTGCCTGTTACCATCAACATGGGGCTTGATCCGGCTATCTATATTGGTGCCTGTTTCGAAGCCCCGACAACGCCGTTTGGCTACAATGAGTTGGGTGTTGCCGGTGCGCTGCGGCAAAAACCGGTTGAGCTGGTGCAGGCTGTGACCGTGAAGGAAAAAGCCATTGCGCGGGCTGAAATTATTATTGAAGGCGAGCTATTGCCAGAGGTACGCGTGCGCGAAGATCAGCATACCAACACGGGCCATGCGATGCCGGAATTCCCTGGGTATTGTGGAGAAGCAAACCCTGCTTTGCCGGTTATTAAGGTTAAAGCAGTGACGATGCGCAAGCAGGCCATATTACAAACGCTCGTTGGCCCAGGGGAGGAACACACGACCTTAGCCGGTTTGCCCACTGAAGCCAGTATCCGAAATGCAGTTGAAGAAGCCATTCCCGGTTTTTTGCAAAACGTTTATGCCCACACGGCAGGTGGTGGCAAATTCCTGGGGATTCTTCAGATTAAAAAACGTCAGGCCTCTGATGAGGGGCGCCAGAAGCAAGCGGCGTTGATTGCCCTTGCGACCTATTCGGAATTGAAAAATATTATTCTGGTTGATGAAGATGTCGATATCTTCGACAGCAACGACATTTTGTGGGCAATGACGACGCGAATGCAGGGCGACGTGAGTATCACCAATCTGCCAGGGCTCAGAGGTCATCAGTTAGACCCTTCTCAATCGCCTGACTACAGTTCAACGATTCGAGGGGAAGGAATTACCTGCAAAACCATTTTTGATTGCACGGTGCCCTGGGCATTAAAATCACGTTTTGAACGCGCTCCTTTCCTGGATGTTGACCCACGACCGTGGGCCCCTGAGTTATTTGCAGATTCTCCGGCAGACAAAAAGTAA
- a CDS encoding MFS transporter has translation MISTRWQGVIALLLLIVISYVDRVNISVMILNPDFASHFQLNDNRLLQGTLMTLFLVGYGFSALLLTPVLESKLHCRQALLISVIFWALICALSPFLGSLFGLLLARLVLGVAEGPLFSLKTRYINDHFAPRELGKPNAVSALGVSLGLAVGFPLVTWLVSTFGWTGSFLALALMNLLLGGGLVLGFIPRSPNPRPLSRLRFRTTLACAWRTPLLGWMLLIEIATLSYLWGNSAWLPAWLRDEHGFSLHATGWLAAVPFLISLGAKYLGGVLLDRLRPAQAPLLFVAGGAATACAVTGLMVSQQVGWLTFWLLAANACWGLQGAAIPVIVQHHARSEAVGSAYGIINGIGNLCAAFIPLLMGAVMGWMGTVSSGFAVLAVSQLLTFFVSSVLLLKMRRAQPLAVGQ, from the coding sequence ATGATTTCCACAAGGTGGCAAGGGGTTATCGCGTTACTTTTATTAATTGTTATTTCATATGTGGACCGAGTCAATATTTCAGTAATGATTCTCAATCCTGATTTCGCTTCACACTTTCAGTTAAATGATAACAGGTTGTTACAAGGAACGTTAATGACGCTGTTTCTCGTCGGCTACGGATTTTCTGCCCTTTTATTAACACCTGTTTTAGAAAGTAAACTTCACTGCCGCCAGGCCTTGCTCATCAGTGTTATTTTCTGGGCGCTCATCTGCGCCTTATCACCCTTTCTCGGCTCGCTGTTTGGCCTGCTGCTGGCGCGCCTGGTGCTTGGCGTGGCAGAAGGTCCGCTGTTTTCACTGAAAACCCGCTATATCAATGACCATTTCGCACCGCGTGAATTAGGCAAACCCAATGCGGTGAGCGCGCTGGGGGTGTCGCTGGGGCTGGCGGTGGGCTTTCCACTGGTCACCTGGCTTGTCAGCACCTTTGGCTGGACCGGATCTTTCCTGGCACTGGCGCTGATGAATTTGCTACTCGGCGGTGGGCTGGTGCTGGGTTTTATTCCCCGTAGCCCGAACCCACGTCCCCTGAGCAGATTGCGATTTCGTACCACGCTTGCCTGCGCCTGGCGCACGCCACTGCTGGGCTGGATGCTGCTGATAGAAATCGCCACCCTGAGTTATCTGTGGGGCAACAGCGCCTGGCTACCGGCGTGGCTGCGTGACGAACACGGATTTTCCCTGCATGCCACCGGCTGGCTGGCGGCGGTCCCGTTTCTGATAAGCCTCGGTGCGAAATACCTCGGTGGCGTGTTGCTCGACCGGCTGCGACCGGCACAGGCGCCGCTGCTGTTTGTGGCGGGCGGTGCCGCCACGGCCTGCGCCGTGACCGGACTGATGGTGAGCCAGCAAGTCGGCTGGCTCACCTTTTGGTTACTGGCGGCAAACGCCTGCTGGGGATTGCAGGGCGCGGCGATTCCGGTCATCGTCCAGCATCACGCGCGCAGCGAGGCGGTAGGCAGCGCCTACGGCATTATTAACGGCATAGGTAATCTGTGTGCGGCGTTCATTCCGCTGCTGATGGGTGCGGTGATGGGCTGGATGGGCACAGTCAGTTCCGGGTTTGCGGTGCTGGCGGTATCGCAACTGCTGACGTTCTTCGTAAGCAGCGTGCTGCTGCTGAAAATGCGCCGAGCGCAGCCACTGGCTGTAGGCCAGTGA
- a CDS encoding non-heme iron oxygenase ferredoxin subunit — protein sequence MSWIGVCDVEQVQEDFPFSSNVDGKEIGVYLVDGEYYALEDVCPHAYALLSQGFVEDGKVECPLHEAVFDVRTGTCLHGPGGRNLNRYPVRVFENQIQITFIPETVE from the coding sequence ATGAGCTGGATAGGCGTATGTGATGTAGAGCAAGTACAGGAAGATTTCCCTTTTAGCAGCAATGTAGATGGCAAGGAGATAGGCGTTTATCTGGTTGACGGTGAATATTACGCGCTGGAAGACGTTTGCCCTCACGCCTATGCCCTGCTCAGTCAGGGGTTCGTTGAAGATGGCAAAGTGGAATGCCCGCTGCATGAAGCGGTATTTGACGTACGCACCGGCACCTGTCTGCACGGTCCCGGCGGGCGCAACCTCAATCGCTACCCGGTTCGCGTTTTTGAAAACCAGATACAAATCACCTTTATCCCGGAGACTGTGGAATGA
- a CDS encoding aromatic ring-hydroxylating dioxygenase subunit alpha, which yields MTTTVQEYLDQGLRGLWYPVLASWEVQSAPVGITRLGEQIVVWRNQDGQVQALEDRCPHRGARLSMGWNLGDRIACWYHGVEVAGNGEVKDVPAVDRCPLVGQQCVRSYAVTEIHGAIFLWFGVTEDDAPAELTFPQELADGEAYSNFLCTAAWQCNYQYALENVMDPMHGTYLHSSSHSMAEGDRKADMVLQPTKDGYIFEKKGQSGVNFDWVEFGASGAYWMRLSIPYKKRFGPGGHFWIVGMVVPEDNDNCRVFFWRIRRVDGWQRDMWRFMYRNRLEQLHWDVLEQDRVVLESLAPNARDHEYLYQHDVGLSRLRRMMQKAAAQQLATREAHKGAA from the coding sequence ATGACAACGACAGTACAGGAGTATCTCGACCAGGGGCTGCGCGGATTATGGTATCCGGTGTTGGCAAGCTGGGAAGTGCAGTCAGCACCGGTAGGCATCACACGTCTGGGCGAGCAAATTGTGGTCTGGCGTAACCAGGACGGCCAGGTACAGGCGCTGGAAGACCGCTGTCCACACCGTGGCGCACGGTTGTCGATGGGCTGGAACCTGGGCGATCGCATCGCCTGCTGGTATCACGGCGTGGAAGTGGCAGGTAACGGTGAAGTGAAAGACGTGCCAGCGGTTGACCGCTGCCCGCTGGTGGGGCAGCAGTGCGTGCGCAGTTACGCAGTGACCGAGATTCACGGCGCTATCTTCCTGTGGTTTGGCGTAACCGAAGACGACGCTCCGGCTGAGCTGACTTTCCCGCAGGAGTTGGCCGACGGCGAAGCCTACAGCAATTTCCTGTGTACCGCCGCATGGCAGTGCAATTACCAGTATGCGCTGGAAAACGTGATGGACCCGATGCACGGCACCTACCTGCACTCGTCGTCGCACTCCATGGCCGAAGGGGATCGCAAAGCCGACATGGTGCTGCAACCGACCAAAGACGGTTACATCTTCGAGAAAAAGGGCCAGAGCGGCGTCAACTTTGACTGGGTGGAGTTCGGTGCCAGCGGCGCGTACTGGATGCGTCTGTCTATTCCGTACAAAAAGCGTTTTGGGCCAGGCGGTCATTTCTGGATTGTTGGCATGGTGGTGCCGGAAGACAACGATAACTGCCGCGTCTTCTTCTGGCGAATTCGCCGGGTTGACGGCTGGCAGCGCGACATGTGGCGCTTTATGTACCGCAACCGCCTGGAACAGCTGCACTGGGACGTACTGGAGCAGGACCGCGTGGTACTGGAGAGCCTGGCACCGAACGCCCGCGATCACGAATACCTGTATCAGCACGACGTGGGGCTGTCACGCCTGCGCCGCATGATGCAAAAAGCGGCCGCACAGCAGCTGGCTACGCGTGAAGCGCACAAAGGGGCAGCCTGA
- a CDS encoding SDR family oxidoreductase: MMGLLDGKRIVVTGAARGLGLQFAQDLAAQGARVVMCDILAEALAHSAARLAAEGYAVEPQCIDLASEASINTAFSAIGERGKIDGLVNNAALATGVGGKDMMEYDPELWDKVMQVNVKGTWLVTRAAVPLLNDGGSIVNVASDTALWGAPRLMAYVASKGAIIAMTRSMARELGARRIRVNAIAPGLTRVEATEYVPAERHQLYENGRALAGAQHPEDVSGSVIWLLSSLSGFITGQLLPVNGGFVFN, from the coding sequence CTGATGGGGCTGCTTGACGGCAAACGCATTGTCGTGACCGGTGCCGCACGCGGGCTGGGGCTACAGTTTGCGCAGGATCTCGCCGCCCAGGGCGCGCGCGTGGTGATGTGCGACATCCTTGCCGAGGCGCTGGCGCACAGCGCCGCACGTCTGGCAGCAGAAGGTTACGCGGTAGAGCCGCAGTGCATCGATCTCGCAAGCGAAGCCTCTATCAACACCGCGTTCAGCGCCATTGGCGAGCGCGGCAAGATTGACGGCCTGGTAAACAACGCGGCGCTGGCAACCGGCGTGGGCGGCAAAGACATGATGGAGTACGACCCGGAACTCTGGGACAAGGTCATGCAGGTCAACGTTAAAGGCACCTGGCTTGTCACGCGCGCCGCGGTGCCGTTGCTCAACGACGGCGGCAGTATCGTCAACGTGGCGTCTGACACGGCACTCTGGGGCGCACCGCGCCTGATGGCCTACGTCGCAAGTAAAGGTGCCATTATCGCGATGACGCGCTCAATGGCACGCGAGCTTGGCGCCAGACGCATTCGCGTCAATGCCATCGCACCGGGTCTGACCCGGGTGGAGGCTACCGAATATGTGCCCGCCGAGCGCCATCAGCTTTATGAAAATGGCCGTGCGCTGGCGGGTGCGCAACACCCTGAAGATGTCTCAGGCAGCGTCATCTGGCTGCTGAGTTCCCTCTCAGGTTTTATCACCGGGCAACTGTTGCCGGTCAATGGCGGGTTTGTCTTCAACTGA
- a CDS encoding IclR family transcriptional regulator: MANVQESKYLVPGLERGLQLLLAFGAQHRELTFAELHRLVDMPKATAYRVVQTLEYMGFLERNGRTNTFSLGMNVLRLGFEYIASLDVAQVGQPVIEQLRDASQCSSHLAIRDGHDLIYIARVSAAGSRVNQVSIGTRLPVHCTSLGRMLLTDVSRVEFEQLFPQERLPGNTPGQVQDREALWQMVQQDRARGYVIGESFYRPGISSIVYPVFDRSGRVPAVVSILVPFEEVPESDRERLRNEVSLAADKISGFLGHLSKAG; this comes from the coding sequence ATGGCAAACGTTCAGGAGAGTAAATATCTGGTGCCGGGTCTGGAGCGTGGGCTACAGCTACTGCTGGCCTTTGGCGCGCAGCACCGGGAACTGACTTTTGCCGAACTGCACCGGCTGGTGGATATGCCGAAGGCCACCGCCTACCGCGTGGTGCAGACGCTGGAGTACATGGGGTTTCTTGAGCGTAACGGGCGAACCAACACCTTTTCGCTTGGCATGAACGTGCTGCGCCTGGGCTTTGAATACATCGCCTCGCTGGATGTTGCGCAGGTCGGGCAGCCGGTGATTGAGCAGTTGCGTGACGCCAGCCAGTGCAGCAGCCACCTTGCCATTCGCGACGGGCACGATCTTATCTACATCGCTCGCGTCAGTGCGGCAGGCTCCAGGGTAAACCAGGTCAGCATTGGCACACGCTTGCCGGTGCACTGTACCTCGCTGGGCCGTATGTTGCTGACCGATGTGTCGCGCGTGGAGTTCGAACAATTGTTCCCGCAGGAGCGTCTGCCGGGCAACACGCCAGGCCAGGTTCAGGACCGTGAGGCGCTGTGGCAGATGGTGCAGCAGGACCGGGCGCGCGGCTACGTCATTGGCGAGTCGTTTTACCGACCGGGCATTTCGTCCATTGTGTATCCGGTGTTTGACCGCAGCGGTCGCGTACCGGCCGTGGTCAGTATCCTGGTGCCATTCGAAGAGGTGCCGGAGTCCGATCGCGAGCGTCTGCGTAATGAGGTCAGCCTGGCGGCAGATAAAATCTCAGGTTTTTTAGGTCACCTGTCAAAAGCAGGTTAA
- a CDS encoding glyoxalase — MSVTGIEKLEFGVEDLAQSAKFMSDFGLRDDGSHRRFSTLSGAQVALYPLDAPELPAAFEPGSTLRRMTWAVADSAALAALAPTLAQQPGFREVDGALECLDPNGMTLRVVVSQQRDVKLDVPAINQWGDTRRVDMPSPVYAHAEPINIGHVVFFVDDLAATERFYREVLGFQVSDRYIDRAVFLRTQARGGHHNLFLLKLPHRGRGLNHVAFTVRDIHEVIGGGIAMNKEKWSTFIGPGRHPVSSAYFWYVNSPTGGAFEYYTNDDYLTENWQPRELEHSLVSFTEWAVEGGIDHDTRRQQKKAEAV, encoded by the coding sequence ATGAGCGTAACGGGCATTGAAAAGCTGGAGTTTGGCGTTGAAGACCTGGCGCAGAGCGCAAAATTCATGAGCGATTTCGGGCTGCGTGACGACGGTTCGCACCGCCGCTTCAGTACCCTGAGCGGCGCGCAGGTGGCGCTGTATCCGCTTGATGCACCTGAGTTGCCCGCCGCGTTTGAGCCTGGCTCCACGCTGCGTCGCATGACCTGGGCGGTCGCGGACAGTGCCGCGCTGGCAGCACTGGCGCCAACGCTTGCACAGCAACCTGGCTTTCGCGAGGTTGATGGCGCGCTGGAGTGCCTTGATCCCAACGGCATGACGCTGCGCGTGGTGGTCAGCCAACAGCGAGACGTCAAACTTGATGTACCGGCTATCAACCAGTGGGGCGATACGCGCCGCGTGGATATGCCAAGCCCGGTATACGCGCACGCCGAACCTATCAATATCGGTCACGTGGTGTTCTTTGTTGATGACCTGGCCGCGACCGAGCGTTTTTATCGCGAGGTGCTGGGCTTCCAGGTGTCCGACCGCTATATCGACCGCGCGGTGTTCCTGCGCACCCAGGCACGCGGCGGTCACCACAACCTGTTCCTGCTGAAGCTGCCGCACCGCGGGCGTGGGCTGAACCACGTGGCCTTTACGGTGCGCGACATCCACGAGGTGATTGGCGGCGGTATTGCCATGAACAAAGAAAAATGGAGCACCTTCATCGGTCCTGGCCGCCATCCGGTATCGTCGGCCTACTTCTGGTACGTCAACAGCCCGACCGGCGGCGCGTTTGAGTACTACACCAACGACGACTATCTCACTGAAAACTGGCAGCCGCGTGAGCTGGAGCATTCGCTGGTGTCGTTTACCGAGTGGGCGGTAGAAGGCGGGATTGACCACGACACGCGCCGCCAGCAGAAAAAAGCGGAGGCGGTATGA
- a CDS encoding FAD-dependent oxidoreductase has translation MSSRIVIIGGGQAGGWAAKTLRDEGFNGEICIVAEEAWDFYERPPLSKAALLDAEPRLPRLFTEDAQQALNLRWFRPRRAEAIARDEKVVLLDNGEKLAYDQLLLATGGRARLPGNDWRAHPQVYTLRHWDDATRLKQRLAESQRLAVVGGGWIGLEIAASARKSGVDVVLFEQQTALCQRSVNAAVSEALLSLHREQGVDVRCGCGALELSDNGGRPEIHCDGQRETFDAVVVGIGVELNLELARAAGLEVERAIVVDGHGRTSDPAIFAAGDVAQHLRYGLSVQSWAFAQNQAVATAKAMLNPAAPGYDEAAWLWSDQYQHNIQILGVPQPGSRTLVRREPRSTLFFSLGEDGQLTQLVAFNDARTVKLAKRWMAAGRDLSGIPLADPDFSLMSLR, from the coding sequence ATGAGTTCGCGCATCGTCATCATCGGTGGCGGCCAGGCGGGCGGCTGGGCGGCGAAGACGCTGCGCGATGAAGGCTTTAACGGTGAAATCTGCATCGTAGCCGAAGAAGCGTGGGATTTTTATGAGCGTCCGCCGCTGTCTAAAGCCGCGCTGCTGGACGCCGAGCCACGGCTGCCGCGCCTGTTTACTGAAGACGCACAGCAGGCGCTCAACCTGCGCTGGTTTCGCCCACGCCGCGCCGAGGCGATTGCGCGTGACGAAAAGGTGGTGCTGCTCGATAACGGCGAAAAACTCGCTTATGACCAGCTGCTGCTGGCGACCGGCGGTCGCGCCCGTTTGCCGGGCAACGACTGGCGCGCGCATCCGCAGGTTTATACGCTGCGCCATTGGGACGACGCCACGCGTCTCAAGCAGCGGCTGGCCGAAAGCCAGCGCCTGGCGGTGGTGGGCGGCGGCTGGATTGGCCTCGAAATCGCCGCCTCGGCGCGTAAATCTGGCGTTGACGTGGTGCTGTTTGAGCAGCAAACCGCGCTGTGCCAGCGCTCGGTGAACGCGGCAGTGTCTGAAGCCTTGCTCTCACTGCACCGCGAGCAGGGTGTGGATGTGCGCTGTGGCTGCGGCGCGCTGGAGCTTTCCGATAACGGCGGTCGTCCGGAAATCCATTGCGATGGGCAGCGCGAAACCTTTGATGCCGTGGTGGTGGGCATTGGTGTGGAGCTTAACCTCGAACTGGCGCGCGCGGCCGGGCTTGAGGTAGAGCGCGCCATTGTGGTGGATGGACACGGGCGCACCAGCGACCCGGCCATCTTCGCCGCCGGTGATGTGGCGCAGCACCTGCGCTACGGGTTGAGTGTGCAGTCCTGGGCCTTCGCGCAAAACCAGGCGGTAGCGACAGCAAAGGCGATGCTCAACCCGGCGGCGCCTGGTTATGACGAAGCCGCATGGCTGTGGTCGGATCAATATCAGCACAACATCCAGATCCTTGGCGTACCGCAGCCCGGTAGCCGGACGCTGGTGCGACGCGAGCCGCGCAGTACGCTGTTTTTCTCTCTGGGAGAGGACGGACAACTCACTCAACTGGTGGCGTTTAACGATGCGCGCACCGTCAAACTGGCCAAACGCTGGATGGCTGCCGGGCGGGATTTATCGGGGATTCCCCTGGCAGATCCTGACTTTTCACTGATGTCCCTGCGCTGA
- a CDS encoding MFS transporter yields the protein MTTIETDTASQTPRGEATYTSEQPVRWSVPLALLACVLLAFFDKISIAALFSDEHFQQAMGIGFDTTRLGLLMSVFLLSYGFSSVFLSGLGDRIAPVKLLTGMMVVWCVLMAMMGFTHSYTGMMVLRILLGIAEGPLFPLAFAIIRHAFPAHLQARATMMWLLGTPLGAAIGFPLSIWLLNTFGWQSTFFTMALLTLPVLVFVRIGLRHVHMEPTRGREKASADERRSARRELFSSPHFWMICVFNIAFLTYLWGINGWLPGYLIKGKGIHLEHAGWLSSLPFIAMLLGEAIGAWLSDRVDRRALACFISMAGAAVGLALVLQLSGPLPTIAAMSFSTFMWGVGAPNIFALLAKATHPRVSATAGGVFNGLGNFAGALSPVVMGALIAFTNSMDSGLLFLVAIAALGCALLLPLLTRY from the coding sequence ATGACCACCATTGAGACAGACACCGCGTCGCAAACGCCGCGCGGTGAGGCCACCTACACGTCTGAACAGCCGGTTCGCTGGTCGGTGCCGCTGGCGCTGCTGGCCTGTGTGCTGCTGGCGTTTTTCGACAAAATCAGTATCGCGGCGCTGTTTTCCGACGAGCATTTCCAGCAGGCCATGGGCATTGGCTTTGACACCACGCGCCTTGGGCTGCTGATGAGCGTCTTTCTGCTCAGCTACGGTTTTTCATCGGTCTTTCTGAGCGGGCTGGGCGATCGCATCGCACCGGTTAAGTTACTCACCGGCATGATGGTGGTGTGGTGCGTGCTGATGGCGATGATGGGCTTCACCCATTCCTACACCGGCATGATGGTGCTGCGCATTCTGTTGGGGATTGCCGAAGGGCCGCTGTTCCCGCTGGCGTTCGCCATTATTCGCCACGCCTTCCCGGCACATTTGCAGGCGCGTGCCACCATGATGTGGCTGCTCGGTACGCCGCTGGGGGCGGCCATTGGCTTTCCGCTGTCTATCTGGCTCCTCAATACCTTTGGCTGGCAGAGCACCTTTTTCACCATGGCACTGCTGACGCTGCCGGTACTGGTGTTTGTGCGCATTGGCCTGCGCCACGTGCATATGGAGCCGACGCGCGGTCGCGAAAAGGCGTCCGCCGACGAGCGCCGCAGCGCGCGCCGTGAGCTGTTCTCCAGCCCCCATTTCTGGATGATTTGCGTCTTCAACATCGCGTTTCTGACCTACCTGTGGGGCATTAACGGCTGGCTGCCGGGCTACCTGATTAAAGGTAAGGGCATCCATCTGGAGCATGCGGGCTGGCTGTCATCGCTGCCGTTCATCGCCATGCTGCTCGGCGAGGCCATTGGGGCCTGGCTGTCGGACCGCGTTGACCGCCGCGCGCTGGCCTGCTTTATCTCAATGGCCGGGGCCGCTGTGGGGCTGGCGCTGGTACTGCAACTCTCAGGGCCATTACCGACCATTGCGGCGATGAGTTTTAGCACCTTTATGTGGGGCGTGGGTGCACCCAACATCTTTGCGCTGCTGGCGAAGGCGACCCATCCGCGGGTCAGCGCCACCGCAGGCGGCGTTTTTAACGGACTGGGTAATTTTGCTGGCGCGCTGTCGCCTGTGGTGATGGGCGCGCTGATTGCCTTCACTAACAGCATGGACAGCGGGCTGCTATTTCTGGTGGCGATTGCGGCGCTGGGCTGTGCGCTGTTACTGCCGCTGCTGACACGTTACTGA
- a CDS encoding cupin domain-containing protein — protein sequence MSETTITTREANVKPENISMQDWVESRIARFEGRKYDWNALKFQADFDPKYRRAQMRYIGTGATGVSNDANTVPAEHFTFSTMVLPSKCEGPLHLHDDVEEVFFMLRGSITLSIKDGDQYYETVLRERDLISVPAGIYRGLFNHGEEEALMCVMLGNKKPNIPTYPEDHPLSKVKRG from the coding sequence ATGTCTGAGACAACCATTACCACACGCGAAGCCAACGTTAAGCCGGAAAATATCTCCATGCAGGACTGGGTGGAGTCGCGCATTGCACGCTTTGAAGGCCGTAAATACGACTGGAATGCGCTGAAGTTCCAGGCTGATTTTGACCCGAAATATCGCCGCGCTCAGATGCGCTATATCGGCACGGGGGCTACCGGCGTCTCAAACGATGCCAACACCGTCCCGGCTGAACATTTCACCTTCTCAACGATGGTGCTGCCGTCAAAATGTGAAGGCCCGCTGCACCTGCATGACGACGTAGAAGAAGTGTTTTTCATGCTGCGCGGCTCAATAACGCTCTCGATTAAAGACGGCGATCAGTACTACGAAACCGTGCTGCGCGAACGTGACCTGATTTCCGTGCCAGCGGGCATCTACCGTGGCCTGTTTAACCACGGTGAAGAAGAGGCGCTGATGTGCGTGATGCTTGGCAATAAGAAGCCGAACATCCCGACTTACCCGGAAGATCATCCGCTTTCTAAAGTGAAGCGCGGTTAA